One stretch of Patagioenas fasciata isolate bPatFas1 chromosome 9, bPatFas1.hap1, whole genome shotgun sequence DNA includes these proteins:
- the LOC136105199 gene encoding olfactory receptor 14J1-like, with the protein MRNSLFIFLREVSPNLSLSFPPCTGPHAHRQQMSNSSSITQFLLLPFTDTRELQLLHFWLFLGIYLAALLGNGLIITTIAWDQHLHTPMYFFLLNLALLDLGFISTILPKSMANSLWDSRVISFAGCAAQLFLFVFLASAEFYLLTIMSYDRYIAICKPLHYGTLLGSRACVHMAAAAWATGFLSGLLHTANTFSLPLCKGNAVDQFFCEITSIIKLSCSWFYLREVRLLLVSVLVTFVCFVFIILSYVQIFRAVLRIPSEQGRHKAFSTCLPHLAMVSLFISTGSFAYLKPPSISSPSLDLVVSVLYSVVPPAVNPLIYSMRNQELKDALRKQMTGLFLKL; encoded by the coding sequence atgagaaacagcctgtttattttcctcagagaagtctcccctaacttgtcgctgtcctttcctccttgcacaggtcctcatgcccacaggcagcaaatgtccaacagcagctccatcacccagttcctcctcctgccgttcacagacacacgggagctgcagctcttgcacttctggctcttcctgggcatctacctggctgccctcctgggcaacggcctcatcatcaccaccatagcctgggaccagcacctccacacccccatgtacttcttcctgctcaacctcgccctcctcgacctgggcttcatctccaccattctccccaaatccatggccaactctctttgggattccagggtcatttcctttgcaggatgtgctgcacaactctttctctttgtctttttagcttctgcagaattttaccttctcactatcatgtcctacgaccgctacattgccatctgcaaacccctgcactacgggaccctcctgggcagcagagcttgtgtccacatggcagcagctgcctgggccactgggtttctcagtggtctgctgcacacggccaatacattttcactaccactgtgcaagggcaatgctgtggaccagttcttctgtgaaatcaccTCAATCATAAAGCTCTCCTGCTCATGGTTCTACCTCAGGGAAGTCAGGCTTCTGTTGGTTAGTGTATTAGTAacatttgtctgttttgttttcatcatactgtcctatgtgcagatcttcagggccgtgctgaggatcccctctgagcagggacggcacaaagccttttccacctgcctccctcacctggccatggtctccctgtttatcagtacaGGTTCCTTTGCCtatctgaaacccccctccatctcctccccatccctggatctggtggtgtctgttctgtactcggtggtgcctccagcagtgaaccccctcatctacagcatgaggaaccaggagctcaaggatgccctgaggaaacagatgactggattatttctgaagctataa